Proteins encoded in a region of the Podarcis muralis chromosome 6, rPodMur119.hap1.1, whole genome shotgun sequence genome:
- the PTMA gene encoding prothymosin alpha: MSDAAVDTSSEISTKDLKEKKEVVEETENGRDAPANGNAENEENGEQEADNEVDEEEEEVGEDEEDEEEGEEEDGDEDDEAEGPPGKRAAEDDEDDDVDPKKQKTDEDD, encoded by the exons ATGTCAGACGCCGCCGTCGATACCAGCTCCGAGATCTCCACCAAG GActtgaaagagaagaaggaagtcGTGGAAGAGACAGAAAATGGCAGAGATGCCCCAGCTAATGGAAACGCC GAAAACGAGGAAAATGGGGAGCAGGAAGCGGACAACGAGGtagatgaggaagaagaagaagttggcgAGGAcgaggaggatgaggaagaag GTGAAGAAGAAGATGGCGATGAGGACGATGAGGCTGAAGGGCCCCCAGGGAAGCGGGCAGCCGAGGACGATGAG GATGACGACGTCGATCCCAAGAAGCAGAAAACCGACGAAGACGATTAG